In one Thermodesulfobium acidiphilum genomic region, the following are encoded:
- the gltB gene encoding glutamate synthase large subunit codes for MGKTFANGLYEPFYEHDACGIGFIANIKGKKSFQIVQSALEILVNLDHRGARGCEENTGDGAGLLAQIPHKFFKKIFPNLPQEGDYAVAQIFFPGDEEKIRVLESKFEEIVEEEGLKLIFWRRLETDNSTLGNVAKLKEPVVKQAFIKRSDLIKRGIDFERKLYLIRKRAEKEIKYADEDNLLFYICSLSSRTIVYKGMLTPQQVPEYYKDLRDPDFESAIAVVHSRFSTNTFPSWERAHPYRYIIHNGEINTLRGNINWMKAREKLFASKVFPEITKCLPVINEDGSDSQMFDNCLEMLYLTGRSLPHAVMMMIPEPWQNHESMDEKKRAFYKYHSCLMEPWDGPASIVFTDGLIVGAVLDRNGLRPSRYYVMDDDTIVLSSEVGVCDIDPEKIVLKDRLKPGRMLLVDTVEGRIISDEELKKSISEEKPYSSWLDKYMIALDDLVIKNTSLSQSNSNLSLTQLQLAFGYTYEDIKKIIEPMALQGVEPVGSMGYDSPLAVLSNQEQLLYNYFKQLFAQVTNPPLDGIREEIITASEMLLGSEGNLIEPRPEDCRRLLLKNPILTNTDMLMIKSLDHENLKSETVSILFNRDSDLKTSLDNLFEVVDVLIGKGVNVIVLSDKGASFDFVPIPALLALSGLNHHLIKKGTRTKVSIVLESAEPREVHHFACLIGYGASAINPYLVFDTLKDMCERSLLEIEYDLAVKNYVKAALKGVMKVASKMGISTLQSYMGAQIFECVGIGKEVIDKYFTGTPSRIGGINLDIIKQETLLRYNKAFLPNNQILPPGGIYQYRDDGEYHAYRPETIYLLQRAVIEGDYKKFKAFTASLHEGCGAIQNLRGLFRFKKQNNSIPIDEVESVESIVKRFKTGAMSYGSISKEAHETLAIAMNRIGGKSNTGEGGEDPSRYIPDENGDSRNSAIKQVASARFGVDSLYLANASEIQIKMAQGAKPGEGGQLPGQKVYPWVAKTRYSTPGVGLISPPPHHDIYSIEDLAELIHDLKNANRKARINVKLVSEVGVGTIAAGVSKGKADVVLISGYDGGTGASPRSSIRHAGLPWELGLSETHQTLVLNNLRDRITVEVDGKLMSGRDIAIAAMLGAEEFGFATLPLVALGCVMMRVCNLDTCPVGIATQNPELRKYFKGKPEYVINLMYFLATELREIMAQMGFRTVNEMVGRTDCLEVIETDHWKAKTLCLDPILAKPPVGPLVGRYCTKRQDHSIEKSLDYRILLDRCKRAIENKEPVEISLPIKNTNRVVGTILGSEITSRYGLNGLPPDTIKINFVGSAGQSFGAFLPKGITLVLEGDSNDYIAKGLSGGKIIVYPPKNSKFVAHENIIIGNVAFYGATSGEGYIRGVAGERFCVRNSGANVVVEGVGDHGCEYMTGGIVICLGKTGRNFAAGMTGGIAYVYDIDESFKAKININTVYVESIKDLSEEEKVRSMIEKHELYTDSSLARQILSNWEQNKKRFVKIIPKDYKRMLLAIEKAYNAGFSGDEALMEAFYENIKDMSRISGN; via the coding sequence ATGGGAAAGACTTTTGCAAATGGTTTGTACGAACCCTTTTATGAACACGATGCATGCGGAATAGGTTTTATTGCCAACATCAAAGGTAAAAAATCTTTTCAGATTGTTCAGAGTGCTCTGGAAATATTGGTTAATCTGGATCACAGAGGGGCAAGAGGATGTGAAGAGAATACAGGTGATGGTGCGGGTCTACTAGCTCAAATTCCTCATAAATTTTTTAAGAAGATTTTTCCAAATCTTCCACAAGAGGGAGACTATGCAGTAGCTCAGATATTCTTTCCTGGAGATGAAGAAAAGATAAGGGTTCTCGAATCAAAGTTTGAAGAAATTGTTGAAGAAGAGGGCCTAAAGCTTATTTTTTGGAGAAGGCTTGAAACAGATAATTCAACATTGGGAAACGTTGCGAAACTTAAAGAACCAGTAGTAAAACAAGCATTTATTAAAAGATCTGATTTAATAAAAAGAGGCATTGATTTTGAAAGAAAGCTCTATCTTATTAGAAAAAGGGCTGAAAAAGAGATAAAGTATGCTGATGAAGACAATTTGCTTTTTTATATATGTAGCCTCTCTTCAAGAACAATAGTTTATAAAGGGATGCTTACGCCGCAACAGGTACCAGAGTATTATAAAGATCTTAGGGACCCTGACTTTGAAAGTGCAATTGCGGTGGTTCATTCAAGATTTTCCACGAATACCTTCCCTTCCTGGGAAAGGGCTCATCCATATAGATATATAATTCACAATGGCGAAATAAATACTCTTAGAGGGAATATAAACTGGATGAAGGCAAGAGAGAAGCTTTTTGCTTCTAAAGTCTTTCCTGAAATTACTAAATGTTTGCCTGTTATTAATGAAGACGGTTCTGATTCTCAGATGTTCGATAATTGTCTTGAAATGTTGTACCTGACGGGTAGAAGTTTGCCACATGCGGTTATGATGATGATACCGGAACCATGGCAAAACCACGAAAGTATGGATGAGAAAAAGAGAGCTTTTTACAAATATCACAGTTGTTTAATGGAACCATGGGATGGTCCTGCTTCAATAGTCTTTACAGATGGACTAATTGTAGGAGCTGTTTTAGATAGAAATGGTCTTAGACCATCAAGATATTATGTAATGGATGATGACACAATAGTACTTTCTTCAGAGGTTGGTGTGTGCGATATAGATCCTGAAAAAATTGTTCTCAAGGATAGGCTCAAACCCGGAAGAATGCTTTTAGTTGATACCGTTGAGGGTAGAATAATCTCTGATGAAGAGCTAAAAAAGAGCATTTCCGAAGAGAAGCCGTATTCTTCATGGCTTGATAAATATATGATTGCCCTTGATGACTTAGTGATTAAAAATACATCTCTCTCACAAAGTAATTCAAATTTATCCCTGACTCAATTGCAGCTTGCTTTCGGATATACATATGAGGATATAAAAAAGATAATTGAACCAATGGCACTTCAGGGAGTTGAACCTGTTGGGTCAATGGGTTATGATTCTCCACTTGCAGTGCTTTCTAATCAAGAACAATTGCTATATAACTATTTTAAACAACTCTTTGCCCAGGTTACAAATCCGCCGCTAGACGGTATTAGAGAAGAGATAATAACGGCTTCCGAGATGCTTCTTGGAAGCGAAGGAAATCTTATCGAGCCAAGACCAGAAGATTGCAGACGTCTTTTGTTAAAAAATCCAATACTTACAAACACAGATATGCTGATGATAAAGTCTCTCGATCATGAGAACCTGAAATCTGAAACAGTTTCAATATTATTTAATCGAGATTCTGATCTAAAGACTTCTCTTGATAACCTTTTTGAAGTAGTAGACGTATTAATTGGAAAGGGAGTAAACGTTATAGTGCTTTCTGATAAAGGCGCCAGTTTTGATTTCGTCCCAATTCCTGCTCTTCTTGCTCTTTCAGGGCTGAATCATCATCTTATAAAAAAGGGCACCAGAACGAAGGTTAGTATAGTTCTGGAGTCAGCAGAGCCAAGAGAAGTCCACCACTTTGCATGTTTAATTGGTTATGGGGCCAGTGCTATAAATCCCTATCTTGTCTTTGACACGCTAAAAGATATGTGTGAAAGATCACTTTTAGAAATAGAATACGATTTAGCTGTAAAAAATTACGTAAAAGCAGCTTTGAAAGGTGTGATGAAGGTAGCCTCCAAAATGGGCATTTCAACTCTCCAAAGTTATATGGGCGCTCAGATATTCGAGTGCGTAGGAATTGGCAAGGAGGTGATCGATAAATATTTTACAGGAACGCCGTCAAGAATTGGCGGAATAAATTTGGATATAATTAAACAAGAAACCCTATTAAGATACAACAAAGCCTTTTTACCAAACAATCAGATACTACCCCCAGGAGGTATTTATCAGTATAGGGATGATGGTGAATACCACGCTTATAGGCCAGAAACTATATATCTTTTACAAAGGGCTGTTATAGAGGGCGATTATAAAAAATTTAAAGCCTTTACCGCCTCTTTACACGAAGGGTGCGGCGCTATTCAGAACTTGAGAGGACTTTTTAGATTCAAAAAACAAAACAACTCAATACCTATTGATGAAGTTGAGAGCGTTGAATCCATTGTAAAGAGATTTAAAACTGGTGCTATGAGCTACGGTTCAATTTCAAAAGAAGCACATGAGACACTTGCTATTGCTATGAATAGAATAGGTGGTAAGTCAAATACTGGAGAAGGCGGTGAGGATCCATCTAGGTATATTCCAGATGAAAACGGTGATTCAAGAAATAGTGCTATTAAACAAGTTGCATCAGCAAGATTTGGTGTTGATAGTTTGTATCTTGCAAATGCATCCGAAATTCAAATAAAAATGGCTCAAGGAGCAAAGCCTGGTGAAGGAGGGCAACTCCCTGGTCAGAAAGTTTATCCATGGGTAGCAAAAACAAGATATTCAACTCCTGGAGTAGGCCTTATTTCACCTCCCCCACACCACGACATATACTCTATCGAAGATCTGGCTGAGCTCATTCACGATCTCAAGAACGCCAATCGAAAGGCGAGGATCAACGTAAAACTTGTTTCTGAGGTGGGAGTTGGCACTATTGCTGCTGGAGTGTCTAAGGGAAAAGCAGATGTGGTGTTAATATCTGGATATGATGGTGGAACGGGTGCGTCTCCACGATCCAGCATACGGCATGCAGGACTTCCCTGGGAGTTAGGGTTGTCTGAAACTCATCAAACGCTTGTTTTAAACAATTTAAGGGATAGAATAACCGTTGAGGTAGACGGGAAACTTATGTCTGGTAGAGATATTGCAATTGCAGCAATGCTGGGGGCTGAAGAATTTGGATTCGCTACCTTGCCACTTGTAGCGCTTGGATGTGTGATGATGAGAGTTTGTAATCTTGATACATGTCCTGTAGGTATTGCAACCCAGAATCCAGAGTTAAGAAAGTATTTCAAGGGGAAGCCTGAATATGTAATTAATTTAATGTATTTTTTGGCAACAGAGCTTAGGGAAATTATGGCTCAAATGGGATTTAGAACTGTAAATGAGATGGTAGGAAGAACTGATTGTCTTGAGGTTATAGAAACCGATCACTGGAAAGCCAAAACGCTTTGTCTGGATCCAATTCTGGCAAAACCACCAGTTGGTCCTTTAGTTGGAAGATATTGTACTAAAAGACAGGATCATTCAATTGAAAAGTCCCTGGATTATAGAATATTGTTGGATAGATGTAAAAGAGCAATAGAAAATAAAGAACCAGTTGAAATTTCTCTACCTATCAAGAATACCAATAGGGTGGTAGGGACAATTCTCGGTAGCGAAATAACTTCGAGATATGGTCTAAATGGCTTACCTCCAGATACTATAAAAATAAATTTTGTAGGTTCTGCCGGTCAAAGTTTTGGAGCATTTTTACCTAAAGGGATAACTCTTGTTCTTGAAGGCGATTCAAATGATTACATAGCAAAGGGTTTAAGTGGTGGCAAGATAATAGTTTATCCACCGAAGAATTCAAAATTTGTCGCTCATGAGAACATAATTATAGGGAATGTTGCGTTTTATGGAGCTACGTCAGGAGAGGGATATATAAGAGGAGTTGCGGGAGAAAGGTTCTGTGTGAGAAATTCAGGGGCAAACGTCGTTGTTGAGGGCGTAGGCGATCACGGTTGTGAATATATGACTGGCGGTATTGTGATTTGCTTAGGAAAAACAGGAAGAAACTTTGCTGCCGGAATGACTGGTGGAATAGCTTATGTGTATGATATAGATGAGAGTTTTAAAGCAAAAATAAATATTAATACTGTTTACGTAGAATCTATAAAAGATTTGTCTGAAGAAGAAAAGGTTCGATCTATGATTGAAAAACACGAGCTGTATACAGATTCTTCTCTTGCCAGACAAATTCTGTCAAATTGGGAACAAAATAAGAAGAGGTTTGTAAAGATAATACCAAAAGATTATAAGAGGATGCTTCTTGCAATTGAGAAAGCTTATAATGCTGGCTTTAGTGGAGATGAAGCTTTGATGGAGGCTTTCTATGAAAATATCAAGGATATGTCAAGAATTTCTGGTAACTAA
- a CDS encoding glutamate synthase subunit beta produces MGKIGAFLEQKRIAPSERDPLERIKDFNEFRIPMSEEEVIIQASRCMDCGIPFCHSGVLLGGMTAGCPLHNLIPEFNDLIYKKAWEEAYKRLIFTNNFPEFTGRVCPAPCEGSCTEGLNWESVTIKNNELSIIERAFSAGFVKKKVIKRTGKRVAVVGSGPSGLACADTLNSYGHEVSVFERADRVGGLLMYGIPNMKLDKKIVMRRISLMQEEGVKFFTNEEIGIDIHLKDLVEEFDAVVLCCGATKPRDLRVPGRELNGIYFAVDFLRSNTKCLLDNDYSTLISAKNKNVIIIGGGDTGTDCVATAIRHGCKDVIQIEILPEPPKIRSQNNPWPEWPKVLKVDYGQEERIALFGKDPRIYLTTVTSFEPKEDGINLGWVNTVKVKWERDNKGNFIPKHIDGSEEKLKADMVLIAMGFLGPEDKAIKGLSIEQDHRSNVKAQFGDFKTNVKKVFAAGDMRRGQSLVVWAIAEGRGAARSVNEFLMREIK; encoded by the coding sequence ATGGGCAAGATTGGCGCCTTTCTTGAACAAAAAAGAATAGCCCCTTCTGAAAGAGATCCTCTTGAGAGGATTAAAGATTTTAACGAGTTTAGGATACCTATGAGCGAAGAAGAAGTAATTATTCAGGCATCAAGGTGTATGGATTGTGGAATACCTTTTTGTCATTCAGGAGTCCTTCTTGGAGGAATGACTGCAGGATGCCCACTTCACAACCTTATTCCCGAGTTTAACGATCTAATTTATAAAAAGGCATGGGAAGAGGCATATAAAAGGCTAATTTTTACCAATAACTTTCCTGAATTTACCGGCAGAGTTTGTCCGGCTCCTTGTGAGGGTTCTTGTACAGAAGGTTTAAATTGGGAGAGCGTAACTATTAAGAATAACGAACTTTCTATCATAGAAAGGGCTTTTTCTGCGGGTTTTGTTAAGAAAAAGGTTATTAAAAGAACCGGTAAAAGAGTAGCTGTAGTTGGATCGGGTCCATCTGGTCTGGCTTGTGCTGATACCTTAAACTCTTATGGTCACGAAGTTTCGGTCTTTGAAAGAGCAGATAGAGTTGGTGGACTTCTTATGTATGGCATACCAAACATGAAGCTTGACAAAAAAATCGTAATGAGAAGGATCAGCTTAATGCAAGAAGAGGGCGTAAAATTTTTTACAAATGAAGAAATTGGTATAGATATACATTTAAAAGACCTTGTAGAAGAGTTTGACGCTGTGGTTCTTTGTTGTGGTGCGACAAAGCCCAGAGATCTAAGAGTTCCCGGGAGAGAACTAAACGGAATCTACTTTGCTGTGGATTTTTTGAGATCAAATACAAAATGTCTTTTGGATAACGATTATTCAACCTTAATATCTGCAAAGAACAAAAATGTAATTATAATAGGTGGTGGAGATACAGGCACAGATTGTGTGGCTACAGCTATCAGACATGGGTGTAAAGACGTTATACAAATAGAAATACTTCCTGAACCCCCAAAGATTAGATCTCAAAATAATCCATGGCCAGAGTGGCCAAAAGTTTTAAAAGTTGATTACGGACAAGAAGAAAGAATAGCTCTCTTTGGAAAAGACCCGAGAATTTATCTTACCACTGTTACGAGTTTTGAACCTAAAGAAGACGGCATTAATCTTGGCTGGGTTAACACAGTTAAAGTAAAATGGGAGAGAGATAACAAAGGCAATTTTATACCAAAGCACATTGATGGTAGTGAAGAAAAGTTAAAAGCTGATATGGTCTTGATTGCTATGGGTTTTTTGGGTCCGGAGGATAAAGCTATTAAGGGGCTTTCTATTGAGCAAGATCATAGATCTAACGTCAAAGCACAGTTTGGTGATTTTAAAACAAACGTAAAAAAAGTGTTTGCAGCAGGGGATATGAGAAGAGGCCAAAGCCTTGTTGTTTGGGCTATAGCAGAAGGAAGGGGTGCTGCCAGGAGCGTAAATGAGTTTTTAATGAGAGAAATAAAATAA
- the efp gene encoding elongation factor P has translation MAEISMNDLKNSTNILIDGAVYQVVYFQHARKAQGAAYVRTKLKNLKTGAVLEKTFRSEDKIIEADVERRPFQFLYKSGDTYHFMDLNNYEQWELNKDILGDAVNYLKEEQSVDAIVYNGMLLNIELPTTVDLEVVETEPGVRGDTAQGGSKPATLETGAVISVPLFINVGDVVRVDTRTNLYIERVKS, from the coding sequence ATGGCTGAAATTTCAATGAATGACTTAAAAAATTCTACAAACATTTTAATTGACGGAGCTGTGTATCAGGTTGTTTACTTTCAACATGCTAGAAAAGCACAAGGTGCTGCATATGTCAGAACAAAGCTAAAGAATCTAAAGACTGGAGCTGTCCTTGAAAAGACCTTTAGATCTGAAGACAAGATAATAGAAGCAGATGTCGAGAGAAGACCATTTCAATTTCTTTACAAGTCGGGTGATACGTACCACTTTATGGATTTAAATAATTATGAGCAGTGGGAGTTGAACAAAGACATTTTGGGAGATGCTGTAAACTATCTTAAAGAAGAGCAAAGCGTTGACGCAATAGTTTATAATGGCATGCTTTTAAATATTGAACTTCCGACTACTGTTGATCTGGAAGTGGTTGAGACCGAGCCGGGAGTAAGAGGCGATACCGCACAAGGTGGTTCAAAGCCTGCTACCCTTGAGACTGGAGCAGTGATAAGTGTGCCTTTGTTTATTAACGTGGGAGATGTGGTAAGAGTGGATACCCGAACAAATCTTTATATTGAAAGGGTAAAATCATGA
- the accB gene encoding acetyl-CoA carboxylase biotin carboxyl carrier protein, with protein MINFDLEEIKELIKAMQENSITELCLESEGIKLNLKREGSHKVVADTGAPNFSTSDEIKKDSLEQNSKSRSDGVFIKSPMVGTFYRSPSPNSPPFVEVGDYVKKGQVVCIIEAMKLMNEIESEVEGVIKEILVENAMPVEFGQPLMVVEPQ; from the coding sequence ATGATTAACTTTGATCTTGAGGAAATAAAAGAGCTAATAAAGGCTATGCAGGAAAACTCGATTACTGAGCTTTGTTTAGAATCCGAAGGCATAAAATTAAATCTTAAAAGAGAAGGCAGTCATAAAGTCGTAGCTGATACTGGCGCTCCTAATTTCTCTACTTCTGATGAAATCAAAAAAGATAGCCTGGAGCAAAATTCTAAATCTCGATCAGATGGAGTTTTTATAAAATCTCCGATGGTTGGCACATTTTATAGATCCCCTTCACCTAACTCCCCCCCTTTTGTAGAGGTTGGAGACTACGTAAAAAAAGGTCAGGTTGTATGTATTATTGAGGCAATGAAACTTATGAACGAAATAGAATCTGAAGTAGAGGGAGTTATAAAGGAAATACTCGTAGAAAATGCTATGCCTGTTGAATTTGGCCAGCCTTTGATGGTTGTTGAACCGCAATAA
- the accC gene encoding acetyl-CoA carboxylase biotin carboxylase subunit has protein sequence MKRILIANRGEIALRIIRALREYGYFSVLAYSEVDKESLAVKLADASICIGPASAKGSYLNIPAIVSAVEVTGCDAVHPGYGFLAESPQFARVCRDAGITFIGPSPEAMEKVGDKSVARSVAMSAGVPVVPGSTGFVSSKEDLFRLAKEIGFPLILKAAAGGGGKGMRIVQSFKELEDSFETASNEAKTAFGNSNLYLEKYVSEPRHIEIQFVRDKFGNCVSLFERECSIQRKHQKLLEESPSCIISPKLRKDLSEAALAIANQVGYVGVGTAEFLVTPEEMFYFIEINARIQVEHPLTEMVTGIDLVELQLLIAEDRPIPFSQADVKIIGHAIECRINAEDPRNNFCPSPGKVTQFIPPGGPGIRCDTHLYSGFEIVPYYDSLIAKVIAYAPTREKAINRMERALYEMTIEGISTTIDFHKEVLKNAFFIKGDYYTNFVQRRMGIK, from the coding sequence ATGAAAAGAATACTGATCGCGAACAGGGGAGAAATTGCCCTAAGAATTATTAGAGCTTTGAGGGAATACGGGTACTTTTCTGTCTTAGCTTATTCTGAGGTTGATAAAGAAAGCCTTGCAGTAAAACTGGCAGACGCAAGCATATGCATAGGGCCTGCAAGTGCAAAGGGAAGTTACTTAAATATACCGGCTATAGTCTCTGCGGTTGAGGTTACTGGCTGCGATGCTGTGCATCCAGGCTATGGGTTTCTTGCTGAATCTCCTCAATTTGCAAGGGTTTGTAGGGATGCTGGGATTACCTTTATAGGACCATCTCCTGAGGCTATGGAAAAGGTTGGAGATAAGTCTGTTGCAAGATCTGTGGCTATGAGTGCTGGAGTTCCAGTAGTTCCTGGTTCAACTGGATTTGTTTCCTCAAAAGAAGATCTATTTAGACTTGCAAAAGAGATAGGATTCCCGCTAATATTAAAAGCTGCGGCAGGAGGTGGTGGAAAAGGTATGAGAATAGTCCAGAGTTTTAAAGAACTGGAAGATTCCTTTGAAACTGCCTCAAATGAAGCCAAAACAGCATTTGGAAACAGTAATTTATATCTTGAAAAGTATGTTTCAGAGCCAAGACATATAGAGATTCAATTTGTAAGGGACAAATTTGGCAACTGTGTCTCTCTTTTTGAAAGGGAGTGTTCAATCCAGAGAAAACACCAAAAGCTTCTTGAAGAGAGTCCCTCATGTATTATCAGCCCAAAATTGAGAAAAGATTTAAGTGAGGCTGCTCTTGCTATTGCCAACCAGGTAGGCTATGTGGGAGTGGGTACAGCAGAATTTTTGGTTACTCCTGAAGAGATGTTTTATTTTATTGAAATTAATGCAAGGATACAAGTTGAACACCCTTTAACAGAGATGGTAACTGGCATCGATCTGGTAGAATTACAGCTCTTGATTGCTGAAGATAGACCAATTCCATTTTCTCAGGCCGACGTAAAGATTATCGGACATGCTATAGAGTGTAGAATTAATGCAGAGGATCCTCGTAATAACTTTTGTCCATCTCCGGGGAAGGTTACTCAATTTATTCCTCCAGGTGGCCCTGGCATAAGGTGCGATACGCATCTTTATTCGGGATTTGAGATCGTTCCTTACTATGATTCGCTCATCGCAAAGGTTATCGCATACGCTCCTACCAGAGAGAAGGCCATAAACAGGATGGAAAGGGCGTTATATGAGATGACAATAGAGGGAATTTCAACTACCATAGACTTTCACAAAGAAGTCTTGAAGAATGCCTTTTTTATAAAGGGAGATTATTATACGAATTTCGTTCAAAGAAGAATGGGCATAAAGTGA
- the nusB gene encoding transcription antitermination factor NusB, whose amino-acid sequence MKKSLRYLREIVLKILYELEINSQSTIGSLMQRYGEHIQQEDFEFIRIRAEGIIENKEAIDKLLDELSVDWPTERMVVTDRLIMEIAVFEINFLKLSPSIAINEAVELSKLYGTEKSYKFVNAILSKVASISKP is encoded by the coding sequence GTGAAAAAATCCTTAAGATATTTAAGAGAGATAGTTTTAAAGATTTTATATGAACTTGAGATAAACAGTCAAAGTACGATTGGCTCTCTTATGCAAAGGTATGGCGAACACATTCAACAAGAAGACTTTGAGTTTATAAGGATAAGAGCTGAGGGAATAATTGAAAATAAAGAAGCTATTGATAAATTATTAGACGAATTGTCTGTTGATTGGCCAACGGAAAGGATGGTTGTAACCGACAGACTTATTATGGAAATTGCAGTTTTTGAAATAAATTTTTTAAAATTATCTCCTTCGATTGCGATTAATGAAGCTGTAGAACTCTCAAAACTTTATGGAACTGAGAAATCATATAAGTTTGTAAACGCTATACTATCTAAAGTAGCAAGCATTAGCAAGCCTTAG
- the hisF gene encoding imidazole glycerol phosphate synthase subunit HisF has protein sequence MLSKRIIPCLDVKGGRVVKGISFINLRDAGDPVLLARTYDREGADELVFLDITASKEKRDIMLKVVQDVAKEVFIPFTVGGGIKSLKDMEELLMAGADKVSINTSAVFDPELITKGATTFGRQFMVVAIDAKRDNNSFRVFTHGGSRPTDLDAVEWAKEVEDRGAGEILLTSMDQDGRKTGYDIELTKRISEAVNIPVIASGGAGTIEHVIDVFKKTRASAALLASVLHFGEIRIKDIKIAMQKEKIPVRLDW, from the coding sequence ATGCTCTCAAAGAGAATTATACCCTGTCTTGACGTGAAGGGTGGGAGAGTTGTAAAAGGGATAAGTTTTATAAATCTAAGAGATGCTGGCGATCCCGTACTTCTTGCAAGAACTTATGATAGAGAAGGGGCCGATGAGCTGGTTTTTTTAGACATTACAGCTTCAAAAGAAAAAAGGGACATAATGTTAAAAGTTGTCCAGGACGTAGCAAAGGAAGTCTTTATTCCCTTTACCGTTGGCGGTGGCATAAAGTCTCTTAAAGATATGGAAGAACTTCTTATGGCTGGTGCCGATAAAGTCTCGATAAATACTTCAGCTGTTTTTGATCCTGAGCTCATAACAAAAGGCGCTACTACGTTTGGAAGGCAGTTCATGGTGGTGGCTATAGATGCAAAAAGGGACAACAACTCGTTTAGAGTTTTTACGCACGGTGGTTCAAGGCCTACAGATCTTGATGCTGTTGAATGGGCAAAAGAAGTGGAAGATAGAGGCGCGGGGGAAATATTGCTAACCAGTATGGATCAGGATGGAAGAAAAACTGGTTATGATATTGAACTTACAAAAAGGATATCTGAAGCTGTAAATATTCCTGTTATAGCTTCTGGCGGAGCGGGCACAATTGAACACGTAATAGACGTTTTCAAAAAAACCAGGGCTTCGGCAGCGCTTCTTGCCAGTGTTCTGCATTTTGGTGAGATTAGAATTAAAGATATAAAGATAGCTATGCAAAAAGAAAAAATACCGGTAAGGTTAGACTGGTAA